In Thermodesulfobacteriota bacterium, the following are encoded in one genomic region:
- a CDS encoding ATP synthase F0 subunit C has product MKKALSILSIFGVAVLAALVPDAAFAQEGTGGELTKLGLALGAGLGIAIAAGAAGLGQGRATAAALSGIARNPGASSKILTPMIIGLALIESLVIYALLIAFLLQGKI; this is encoded by the coding sequence ATGAAGAAGGCGCTATCGATTCTGTCGATATTCGGAGTAGCGGTGCTCGCCGCGCTCGTTCCTGACGCCGCTTTTGCGCAGGAAGGCACCGGCGGAGAGCTCACGAAGCTCGGACTCGCTCTCGGTGCGGGGTTGGGTATAGCAATTGCAGCCGGTGCTGCAGGCCTGGGTCAGGGAAGGGCGACGGCAGCCGCTCTCAGCGGTATTGCCAGGAATCCGGGAGCCAGCTCCAAGATTCTTACGCCGATGATTATCGGTCTCGCTCTTATCGAGTCCCTCGTTATCTATGCTCTTCTCATAGCATTTCTGCTCCAGGGAAAAATCTAA
- the hemL gene encoding glutamate-1-semialdehyde 2,1-aminomutase: MKLNLTKSKALYKAAEKLMPGGVNSPVRSFNAVTGSPVFVAKAKGAYIYDEDGNKYTDYMSSWGPLILGHADADVVRAVKKAAELGTSYGAPCRNEVELAKHVVKSVPSVEMVRMTSSGTEATMSAVRLARAFTGRDYIIKFEGCYHGHADYLLVKAGSGATTFGTPSSPGVPKAFADRTLLATYNDLASVEELFGNYPDKIAAIILEPVAANMGVVLPEEGFLEGLRRIASENGALLIFDEVITGFRMSHGGAQKAFDVIPDITCLGKIIGGGLPVGAFGGRRDIMNMVAPSGPMYQAGTLSGNPLAMAAGLATLHKLAGRGNYQRLRELTEMMVAGIAEIIEELGVRARINSVESMFTVFFTDEEPKDYRSVLKSDTKMYSKFFENLLRAGIMFPPSQFEAVFLSLAHTEKDVDRTLDAVRKSLSAL, translated from the coding sequence ATGAAATTAAATCTCACGAAATCAAAGGCGCTTTACAAAGCCGCAGAGAAGCTCATGCCCGGAGGGGTGAACAGCCCCGTAAGGTCCTTTAACGCCGTCACGGGCTCGCCCGTGTTCGTCGCGAAGGCAAAAGGGGCGTACATATACGACGAGGACGGGAACAAGTACACCGATTATATGTCGTCGTGGGGTCCACTGATCCTGGGGCATGCCGACGCTGACGTCGTAAGGGCCGTGAAGAAGGCGGCCGAGCTCGGGACGAGCTACGGAGCGCCGTGCAGGAACGAGGTAGAGCTCGCAAAGCACGTGGTCAAGTCCGTGCCGTCCGTCGAGATGGTGAGGATGACGAGCTCGGGGACCGAGGCGACGATGAGCGCCGTCCGTCTCGCCAGGGCGTTTACGGGCCGGGATTACATAATCAAATTCGAAGGGTGTTATCACGGGCACGCCGATTATCTATTGGTGAAGGCAGGCTCTGGGGCGACTACGTTCGGAACGCCGAGCAGCCCTGGGGTGCCCAAGGCTTTTGCCGACAGGACTCTCCTCGCGACGTATAACGATCTGGCGTCGGTCGAGGAGCTTTTCGGGAATTATCCGGACAAGATAGCGGCCATAATTCTGGAGCCTGTAGCCGCCAACATGGGCGTCGTTCTCCCCGAGGAGGGGTTCCTCGAAGGGCTGAGGAGGATCGCTTCGGAGAACGGGGCGCTCCTTATATTCGACGAGGTTATAACCGGGTTCAGGATGAGCCACGGCGGCGCGCAGAAAGCGTTCGACGTGATCCCCGACATCACCTGCCTCGGGAAGATTATAGGCGGAGGGCTGCCCGTGGGGGCCTTTGGCGGGCGCCGCGACATAATGAATATGGTCGCGCCCTCGGGGCCGATGTACCAGGCCGGGACGCTGTCGGGCAACCCGCTCGCGATGGCAGCGGGGCTCGCGACGCTCCATAAGCTCGCCGGAAGAGGGAATTACCAGAGGCTCAGGGAGCTTACAGAAATGATGGTTGCGGGGATTGCCGAAATAATAGAAGAGCTCGGGGTCAGGGCCCGTATTAATTCCGTGGAATCGATGTTTACCGTCTTTTTCACGGACGAGGAGCCCAAGGATTACAGGTCGGTCCTTAAGTCCGATACGAAAATGTATTCGAAATTTTTTGAAAATTTGCTCAGGGCTGGTATTATGTTTCCGCCTTCTCAGTTCGAGGCTGTTTTTCTATCGCTGGCGCATACGGAGAAGGACGTCGACAGGACGCTCGATGCGGTGCGTAAGTCGCTGAGCGCGCTTTAG
- the xseA gene encoding exodeoxyribonuclease VII large subunit, whose product MEDHISFRDLLRARIYTVSELTSRIKEVIEEEIGFEYVWVSGEVSNFRNNYASGHWYFTLKDEGSQISAVCFKWSNQRIKFLPENGMDVICAGQIGVYEKQGAYQINVRDIEPRGVGAQALALEQLKEKLLAEGLFDEARKRLLPFLPFRIGVVTSPTGAALKDILKVLDRRFPNLEVVISPARVQGDVAAGEIIAALRKLYGVPGIEVIILARGGGSKEDLWVFNDEALAREIAKSPVPLISAIGHEIDVTIADLVADVRAATPSNAAELAVREKVEIQKEIDEIKAKLALALQGRAELHAREVDQLQSDMVGLLRLRLEAVTAEHGALAGKLDALSPLKVLDRGYSVTYKLPEKSVVKDSARLEKGDEVLIGFNKGTARCKVEETSD is encoded by the coding sequence ATGGAAGATCATATATCGTTCAGGGACCTTCTCCGGGCCAGGATATACACGGTCTCCGAGCTCACCTCACGCATAAAGGAAGTAATCGAAGAGGAGATCGGCTTCGAATACGTCTGGGTCTCGGGCGAGGTTTCGAATTTCAGGAACAACTACGCGAGCGGCCACTGGTATTTCACCCTGAAGGACGAGGGCAGCCAGATATCCGCCGTCTGCTTTAAATGGTCGAATCAGCGAATTAAATTCCTTCCCGAAAACGGCATGGACGTCATTTGCGCCGGGCAGATCGGCGTTTACGAGAAACAGGGCGCGTACCAGATTAACGTCAGGGACATCGAGCCCCGGGGCGTCGGCGCGCAGGCCCTCGCGCTGGAACAGCTCAAGGAAAAGCTCCTCGCCGAGGGTCTCTTCGACGAAGCCCGGAAGCGCCTCCTGCCCTTTCTTCCGTTCAGAATAGGCGTCGTAACCTCGCCGACCGGGGCCGCCCTCAAGGACATACTCAAAGTCCTCGACAGGCGGTTCCCCAACCTCGAAGTAGTCATCTCCCCGGCGAGGGTTCAGGGCGACGTGGCGGCGGGGGAGATAATCGCGGCCCTCCGGAAGCTCTACGGCGTCCCGGGAATAGAGGTGATAATACTCGCCCGCGGCGGCGGCTCGAAGGAAGATCTCTGGGTATTTAACGACGAGGCCCTGGCGCGCGAGATAGCGAAATCCCCCGTGCCCCTCATCTCGGCCATCGGGCACGAGATAGACGTCACGATAGCCGACCTCGTCGCCGACGTCCGCGCAGCTACCCCTTCGAACGCGGCCGAGCTCGCGGTAAGGGAGAAGGTCGAGATACAGAAGGAGATAGACGAGATAAAGGCGAAGCTCGCCCTCGCGCTCCAGGGCCGCGCCGAGCTCCACGCAAGGGAAGTCGACCAGCTCCAGTCGGACATGGTAGGGCTTCTCAGGCTCAGGCTCGAAGCCGTAACGGCCGAGCACGGCGCGCTCGCCGGAAAGCTCGACGCCCTTAGCCCGCTCAAGGTTTTGGACCGCGGCTACAGCGTCACTTACAAGCTCCCCGAAAAGAGCGTGGTCAAGGATTCCGCCCGGCTCGAAAAGGGCGACGAAGTGCTTATAGGATTTAACAAGGGAACGGCCCGCTGCAAGGTCGAAGAAACGAGCGACTAG
- a CDS encoding OmpA family protein, producing the protein MADAEAALQAAKDAGAEGLPEYQAAEELIEQARQMMAAGNKDAARALLEEARFKAIEAEGKAKNQAYAQTVDVDAMEESLQNLSPAGSQYGLADVFFDFDQAAIRYDAKPVLDQNASIIRSSGDKFQVVVIEGYCDVRGTEEYNLALGQRRADSAANYLIGLGISPSKVQAVSRGETDQFAMGTSEYDYQQNRRAHFVPAVGSPSF; encoded by the coding sequence ATGGCGGATGCTGAAGCGGCGCTCCAGGCTGCCAAGGATGCGGGGGCCGAAGGGCTGCCCGAATATCAGGCCGCGGAGGAGTTGATCGAGCAGGCCAGGCAGATGATGGCCGCCGGCAACAAGGACGCTGCAAGGGCGCTCCTCGAGGAAGCCAGGTTTAAGGCGATAGAGGCCGAAGGAAAGGCCAAGAACCAGGCGTATGCGCAGACCGTAGACGTCGACGCGATGGAGGAGAGTCTGCAAAATCTCAGCCCCGCCGGCTCGCAATACGGCCTTGCCGATGTATTTTTCGATTTCGACCAGGCAGCCATTCGTTATGACGCTAAGCCTGTGCTTGATCAAAACGCGAGTATAATCCGCAGCAGCGGCGATAAATTCCAGGTAGTCGTTATAGAGGGGTACTGCGACGTCAGGGGCACCGAGGAATATAACCTCGCGCTCGGACAGAGAAGGGCCGATTCGGCGGCGAATTACCTGATCGGTCTCGGTATTTCCCCGTCGAAGGTTCAGGCTGTCAGCAGGGGGGAAACCGACCAGTTCGCGATGGGCACCTCGGAATACGATTACCAGCAGAACAGAAGGGCGCATTTCGTTCCCGCTGTGGGTTCTCCCAGTTTCTAG
- a CDS encoding CCA tRNA nucleotidyltransferase, translating to MKMTRGVKPFESELYETGKILLSRLREAGHRAFFVGGCARDMTLGIPPREYDITTSATPDEVEKLFEHTIPVGASFGVMLVIVGSMRFEVATFRRDESYSDGRHPDVVSYSASEEEDVLRRDFTINGMLYDPFTGEVIDYTGGLEDLKRRVVRTIGSPEARFTEDKLRLVRAVRFASRYGFEIEDETFQAMRALADGITQVSGERIRDELVKIVSQKNPGAGLMLLSESGLLEYILPEAEAMRGVEQPPEFHPEGDVFVHTCMVLDKIYEHADGEVSTTLAMAGLLHDIAKPPTFTETDRIRFNGHDKLGAEMSRDICRRLKFSNKEIDTICDLIREHLKFKDVFHMRKSTLKKFVRLPDFEEHMALHRADCLASHGMLDAYDFVMEKLEEFRLADEEIKPAPLITGKDLIRMGYKPGPVFKEILSLVEEAQLEGEIKDPGEAESLVTDKYPL from the coding sequence ATGAAAATGACCCGCGGGGTAAAACCCTTCGAAAGTGAATTGTACGAGACAGGAAAAATACTCCTCTCGCGCCTGAGAGAGGCAGGGCACCGTGCGTTCTTCGTCGGCGGATGCGCAAGGGATATGACGCTCGGCATCCCCCCCAGGGAGTACGACATCACCACCAGCGCGACCCCGGACGAGGTTGAGAAGCTCTTCGAGCACACGATTCCCGTCGGCGCGAGCTTCGGCGTCATGCTTGTAATCGTAGGCAGCATGAGGTTCGAAGTCGCCACTTTCAGGAGGGACGAGAGCTACTCCGACGGCCGCCACCCCGATGTCGTGTCGTATAGCGCCAGCGAAGAGGAGGACGTCCTCAGGCGGGATTTCACCATCAACGGCATGCTCTACGACCCGTTCACGGGAGAGGTGATAGATTACACCGGCGGGCTCGAAGACCTTAAGCGCCGCGTCGTACGCACCATAGGCTCCCCCGAAGCGAGATTCACGGAGGACAAGCTCCGGCTCGTGCGCGCTGTTAGATTCGCCTCACGGTATGGCTTTGAAATCGAGGACGAAACGTTTCAGGCGATGAGAGCCCTCGCCGACGGAATCACGCAGGTGAGCGGGGAAAGGATACGCGACGAGCTCGTAAAGATCGTCTCGCAAAAGAACCCCGGTGCGGGGCTCATGCTCCTCAGCGAAAGCGGTCTCCTCGAATACATACTCCCCGAGGCCGAGGCCATGCGCGGGGTCGAGCAGCCGCCCGAATTCCATCCGGAAGGTGACGTCTTCGTCCACACCTGCATGGTGCTCGACAAGATCTACGAGCACGCGGACGGCGAGGTTTCGACGACACTCGCTATGGCGGGGCTCCTTCACGACATAGCGAAGCCCCCCACGTTCACCGAAACCGACAGGATAAGATTCAACGGCCACGACAAGCTAGGGGCCGAGATGTCGAGGGACATATGCAGAAGGCTCAAGTTCTCGAATAAAGAGATCGACACAATCTGCGATCTGATCCGCGAGCACTTAAAGTTCAAGGACGTCTTTCACATGAGGAAGAGCACGCTCAAGAAGTTCGTGCGCCTGCCCGACTTCGAGGAGCACATGGCGCTCCACAGGGCCGACTGCCTCGCGAGCCACGGCATGCTCGACGCCTACGATTTCGTCATGGAGAAGCTGGAAGAGTTCAGGCTCGCCGACGAGGAGATAAAACCCGCCCCGCTAATCACCGGAAAGGATCTCATCAGGATGGGCTACAAACCGGGCCCCGTGTTCAAGGAAATACTGAGCCTCGTCGAGGAGGCGCAGCTTGAGGGGGAGATAAAAGACCCGGGCGAAGCCGAAAGCCTCGTCACCGATAAATACCCCCTCTAG
- a CDS encoding OmpA family protein: MKRDRQIVFLGLPVFLVALLYLASCATPPPTNELAAAESATAEATATCEQCKQRVCGDDPTRGDYCGAPCGEAELAAAQAALAKGKALASEFCSELEARRMLIDAKAKADEAKLKCAVPPPPPPPPPPPPAPELKDIFFDFDKYNIRPDAAAVLEENAATLQADANLTVLIEGYADIRGTPAYNLKLAQRRADSTKAFLVQLGIDPARITTASGGETTQFGAGTTEEAYQLNRRAHFVVTSPTAKVGARLIFQYAN; the protein is encoded by the coding sequence ATGAAAAGGGATAGGCAGATAGTTTTTCTGGGTCTACCCGTATTCCTCGTTGCATTGCTCTATTTAGCAAGCTGCGCGACACCCCCGCCGACGAATGAGTTAGCGGCTGCTGAATCTGCAACGGCTGAAGCGACAGCTACATGTGAGCAGTGTAAACAGAGAGTATGCGGAGACGATCCCACCAGAGGGGATTATTGTGGAGCCCCCTGCGGTGAGGCCGAGCTTGCAGCTGCGCAGGCCGCTCTTGCCAAGGGTAAGGCACTCGCCAGCGAATTCTGCAGCGAGCTCGAAGCCCGCAGGATGCTGATCGACGCTAAGGCAAAGGCAGACGAGGCTAAGCTGAAATGCGCAGTTCCGCCGCCGCCGCCACCACCACCGCCGCCGCCGCCCGCACCTGAGTTGAAGGACATATTCTTCGACTTCGATAAGTACAACATCAGGCCGGACGCTGCAGCGGTTCTCGAAGAGAACGCCGCTACCCTGCAGGCTGACGCTAACCTCACGGTTCTCATCGAAGGTTATGCGGACATCAGGGGTACCCCGGCTTACAACCTCAAGCTCGCGCAGAGAAGGGCCGACTCCACGAAGGCGTTCCTCGTCCAGCTCGGTATAGATCCTGCCAGGATCACGACCGCAAGCGGCGGTGAAACGACTCAGTTCGGAGCAGGTACGACGGAAGAAGCTTATCAGCTCAACAGAAGGGCTCATTTCGTTGTAACGTCCCCGACTGCGAAAGTAGGTGCAAGGCTTATCTTTCAGTACGCTAACTGA
- a CDS encoding pentapeptide repeat-containing protein, whose amino-acid sequence MANQEHVNILKSGTAEWNNWRAENPGVGPDLSWANLSGVDLAGANLEGANMKLAFCKGCAMDGAILKGANLYGTNLEGASLAGAQMSGANFEGAHLIGANLSGADLSGGAFKLANLREAVFENADLRDCSRLTAAQLEEAATLRGAKLDPLLLEQISVSSPGLLD is encoded by the coding sequence ATGGCGAACCAGGAACACGTTAACATCCTGAAAAGCGGCACCGCCGAATGGAACAACTGGCGGGCCGAAAACCCCGGCGTCGGGCCCGACCTCTCGTGGGCGAACCTCTCCGGCGTGGACCTGGCCGGCGCTAACCTCGAAGGGGCGAACATGAAGCTCGCCTTCTGCAAGGGCTGCGCGATGGACGGGGCCATCCTCAAGGGAGCCAACCTCTACGGAACGAACCTCGAAGGTGCTAGCCTCGCCGGCGCACAAATGTCCGGGGCCAACTTCGAGGGCGCGCACCTGATAGGCGCGAATCTTTCCGGCGCCGACCTGAGCGGCGGGGCGTTCAAGCTCGCGAACCTGAGGGAGGCCGTTTTCGAGAACGCCGACCTCAGGGACTGCTCCAGGCTCACGGCCGCGCAGCTCGAAGAGGCGGCGACACTTCGCGGCGCGAAGCTCGACCCGCTCCTCCTGGAGCAGATATCCGTATCCAGCCCGGGCCTCCTCGACTGA
- the ybgF gene encoding tol-pal system protein YbgF: protein MATQGDVSSVYARQTRLEARMDRLSRDMQSLSQKEASASGTDVELREKVYQMEQSLRDLNEAYSKLSAKVNQMSLGGAPPPATELGSQQQPGPGPVVPVVEVNEADVLFNNGYTALGDGNYQDSRSQFKEFLAKYPKSAKASDATYWIAESYYREGEFEESILEYQKFIDTYPKDGRVPLAYLKQGLSLMEIGKNEEAQLFFQTLIDKYPNSDEARTAKEKITELAVER from the coding sequence GTGGCTACTCAGGGTGACGTGAGCAGCGTATACGCCCGGCAGACCAGGCTCGAAGCCAGGATGGACAGGTTGTCGCGGGATATGCAGTCGCTGAGCCAGAAAGAGGCGTCTGCTTCCGGGACGGATGTCGAGCTGAGGGAGAAGGTGTATCAGATGGAGCAGAGCCTCAGGGATCTGAACGAGGCCTACTCGAAGCTTTCTGCCAAGGTAAACCAGATGAGCCTGGGCGGGGCGCCGCCTCCGGCAACGGAGCTCGGCTCGCAGCAGCAACCGGGTCCCGGGCCTGTGGTGCCGGTGGTCGAAGTTAACGAAGCGGATGTTCTTTTCAACAACGGGTATACGGCGCTTGGCGACGGCAATTACCAGGATTCGAGGTCGCAGTTCAAGGAATTCCTGGCCAAGTATCCCAAGTCGGCCAAGGCGAGCGACGCGACTTACTGGATCGCGGAATCGTATTACAGGGAAGGAGAGTTCGAGGAGTCGATTCTGGAGTACCAGAAGTTCATAGATACCTATCCGAAGGATGGACGGGTGCCGCTCGCATACCTTAAGCAGGGACTCTCGCTCATGGAGATCGGGAAGAACGAGGAAGCGCAGTTATTTTTCCAGACTTTAATAGATAAATACCCGAATTCCGACGAGGCGAGAACGGCAAAAGAAAAAATTACAGAGCTTGCAGTTGAGCGTTAA
- the atpB gene encoding F0F1 ATP synthase subunit A, producing MEHFSWFTLIGMDKYDYVLGSILVLILLTLAGLSIRSSLSKKDAVLPEEKFSIRTIFEILTLDFLFDLFANMLGSKKQAKRYFPLLGASFFFILFANLLGIIPGFLPPTGNFNVPVACALVIFVMYNYYGLKENGWAYLKHFAGPVLFLAPLMFLIEVISHFVRPISLSLRLFMNITGDHMVLGIFTNLVHYIIPALFVGLGIFVSFLQAFIFTVLSAIYISLATSHETDIE from the coding sequence ATGGAACACTTTAGCTGGTTCACACTTATCGGGATGGATAAGTACGATTACGTCCTGGGCTCGATACTCGTGCTGATACTGCTCACGCTCGCGGGGCTCAGCATAAGAAGCTCACTCTCTAAAAAGGACGCAGTACTCCCCGAGGAGAAGTTTTCCATAAGGACGATATTCGAGATTCTTACGCTCGATTTCCTGTTCGACCTATTTGCCAACATGCTCGGATCGAAGAAGCAGGCGAAGAGATATTTCCCCCTTCTCGGTGCTTCCTTCTTTTTCATACTTTTCGCTAACCTTCTTGGGATCATTCCCGGGTTTTTACCGCCGACCGGTAATTTCAACGTGCCGGTGGCGTGCGCACTCGTCATATTCGTTATGTACAACTATTACGGGCTTAAGGAAAACGGCTGGGCGTATCTGAAACACTTCGCGGGGCCCGTTCTTTTCCTCGCGCCGCTCATGTTCCTCATCGAGGTAATAAGCCATTTCGTCCGTCCGATCTCGCTGTCGCTCAGGCTTTTCATGAACATAACTGGCGACCACATGGTGCTCGGAATCTTTACCAACCTCGTGCACTACATTATCCCCGCGCTCTTCGTAGGGCTCGGGATTTTCGTATCGTTCCTTCAGGCGTTTATTTTTACGGTGCTCTCGGCGATCTACATATCGCTCGCGACATCGCACGAAACGGATATTGAATAA
- a CDS encoding AtpZ/AtpI family protein — MFIVIGFELGFSVIAGILLGQYVDRWLETDTPWFTMLGLLAGGFAGFNLLLRMIKRIDDRKDGQSD; from the coding sequence ATGTTTATCGTTATCGGGTTCGAGCTCGGCTTTTCGGTGATTGCCGGGATACTGCTCGGGCAGTACGTCGATAGATGGCTCGAAACCGATACCCCGTGGTTTACGATGCTCGGGCTTCTGGCCGGGGGTTTTGCGGGGTTCAATCTTCTCCTGAGGATGATAAAGAGAATTGACGACAGAAAGGACGGCCAGTCTGATTAA
- a CDS encoding FAD-dependent thymidylate synthase has product MNAEVKKYVSNTDRDIYTVSNIPEEVIAVIFAYVSRSAKSFRDNIGVVIQEEQLGRERAAQFHEKWVLNYGHSSVAEHAAVHVGVERVSRHFSSLLELSNEYLSFTEYSQRYQKPKKGDFFIPKELDSRPALKEEFTALNNDLYNTYAKMNDELFVYLKDTQPVPEGVEEKAHFRALEKVAFEDARYALTLATFTNLGMTGNARAMEDSLTKLLSSKFEEVRTRAQEIKDEVRFSVPTLVKYANENEYIAAAREALSQITATRANGAGSNAASPRPVTLIDWTGKGTPDAEDAALGKIVGALIYESSGESWEAVGEELSRMGPADKAEIFRKSVEKLGKYDNPVAALRLVGYTAEFVISEACWHQLLRHRKTDWFFQDPAVSHGITVPPNVEGAGVTALLHEAAGASEGVYGRLVGEGLSESAVYAVTNAHNRRVVGSFSLWELYHLINLRMSEGAQWDIKNVTAMLAAEVGRHHPALVAPALKRAR; this is encoded by the coding sequence TTGAACGCCGAAGTTAAAAAATACGTATCCAACACCGACAGGGACATATACACCGTAAGCAACATCCCCGAAGAGGTAATTGCCGTCATATTCGCCTACGTCAGCCGGAGCGCGAAGAGCTTCCGCGACAACATCGGCGTCGTCATACAGGAAGAGCAGCTCGGCCGCGAAAGGGCCGCCCAGTTCCACGAAAAGTGGGTGCTCAACTACGGGCACTCGTCCGTGGCGGAGCACGCGGCGGTACACGTCGGCGTCGAAAGGGTATCGCGTCACTTCTCGTCGCTTTTGGAGCTCTCGAACGAATACCTTTCATTCACGGAATATTCCCAGCGCTATCAAAAGCCGAAGAAGGGCGACTTCTTCATCCCGAAGGAGCTCGACTCCCGCCCGGCGCTGAAGGAAGAATTCACGGCGCTCAACAACGACCTCTACAACACCTACGCGAAGATGAACGACGAGCTCTTCGTATACCTCAAGGACACGCAGCCCGTCCCGGAAGGCGTAGAAGAAAAGGCGCACTTCCGCGCGCTCGAAAAGGTCGCGTTCGAGGACGCCCGCTACGCCCTCACGCTCGCCACGTTCACGAACCTCGGCATGACGGGCAACGCCCGCGCGATGGAAGACTCGCTGACGAAGCTCCTCTCCAGCAAGTTCGAGGAAGTGCGCACGAGGGCGCAGGAGATAAAAGACGAAGTCAGGTTCTCCGTCCCGACGCTCGTAAAATACGCGAACGAGAACGAGTACATCGCCGCGGCGAGGGAAGCCCTGTCGCAGATAACGGCCACCCGCGCGAACGGGGCGGGCTCGAACGCAGCCAGCCCGCGCCCCGTGACGCTTATAGACTGGACGGGCAAGGGAACCCCCGACGCCGAGGACGCGGCACTCGGAAAGATCGTCGGCGCGCTTATTTACGAGAGCTCCGGCGAGTCCTGGGAGGCCGTAGGCGAAGAGCTCTCGCGCATGGGCCCTGCCGACAAGGCGGAGATTTTCAGAAAATCCGTCGAGAAGCTCGGCAAGTACGATAACCCCGTGGCCGCACTCAGGCTCGTCGGCTACACCGCCGAATTCGTTATTAGCGAGGCCTGCTGGCACCAGCTTCTCCGGCACAGGAAGACCGACTGGTTCTTCCAGGACCCTGCCGTTTCACACGGCATTACCGTCCCGCCGAACGTAGAGGGTGCGGGCGTTACGGCGCTCCTCCACGAGGCGGCCGGGGCGAGCGAGGGCGTCTACGGCAGGCTCGTCGGCGAGGGCCTCTCCGAGTCCGCCGTTTACGCCGTCACCAATGCGCACAACAGGCGCGTCGTAGGCAGCTTCAGCCTCTGGGAGCTCTATCACCTGATTAACCTCAGGATGTCCGAAGGGGCGCAGTGGGACATAAAGAACGTGACCGCGATGCTGGCCGCCGAGGTCGGGAGGCATCATCCCGCTCTCGTCGCCCCCGCGCTCAAAAGAGCCAGGTGA
- a CDS encoding AMP-binding protein yields MSENTISGLLKSRVKEYGTKLLYQRRDGWSWKQITWLDFDRKVKNIASFLMDLGLGPGDRAIVTSSNRLEAISVEIAVMLVGGVIVPLEFNAAPETVTAVANETGAKFVFVEQGESLGAIIDSAGLMPGVERIIVFPDAHIKNEKVLDFRAVLKFGLMKRKKLEDELVKVAGGVGSGDLAAVFIGAGGAATEFTQGAILGALDSISGKYHKLGMEDQSFSYMTAASPFSKLINYLTLYKISRAAVADSRKDFYMDIVEVMPTLLYETGADLEVISRDLVSGKNGVSPAKKLRLELGNRVSHVFTDRLPEAETNRLYREAGVTLHEITELSGKAG; encoded by the coding sequence ATGAGCGAAAATACAATATCAGGGCTTTTAAAAAGCCGTGTTAAAGAATATGGAACCAAGCTTCTCTACCAGAGGAGAGACGGCTGGAGCTGGAAGCAGATTACCTGGCTCGATTTCGACAGGAAAGTGAAGAATATCGCATCGTTCCTGATGGATCTCGGCCTCGGGCCGGGGGACAGGGCCATAGTAACGTCCTCTAACCGGCTCGAAGCGATATCGGTCGAGATAGCCGTTATGCTCGTAGGAGGGGTGATAGTTCCGCTTGAGTTTAACGCCGCGCCCGAGACTGTAACGGCCGTCGCGAACGAGACGGGGGCAAAGTTCGTCTTCGTCGAACAGGGTGAGTCTCTCGGCGCGATTATCGATTCCGCCGGGCTTATGCCCGGGGTGGAGAGGATAATCGTCTTCCCGGACGCGCACATAAAGAACGAGAAGGTCCTCGATTTCAGGGCGGTGCTAAAGTTCGGGCTGATGAAGAGGAAGAAGCTCGAAGACGAGCTCGTGAAGGTGGCGGGCGGCGTCGGCTCCGGCGACCTCGCGGCCGTTTTTATCGGCGCTGGCGGGGCGGCTACGGAGTTTACGCAGGGCGCTATCCTGGGCGCTCTCGACTCGATATCCGGGAAGTATCACAAGCTCGGCATGGAGGACCAGTCGTTCTCCTACATGACGGCCGCAAGCCCGTTCTCGAAACTGATAAACTACCTTACGCTTTACAAGATCAGCCGCGCCGCAGTCGCGGATTCGAGGAAGGACTTTTACATGGATATCGTAGAGGTGATGCCGACGCTTCTTTACGAAACCGGGGCCGACCTCGAAGTGATTTCACGCGATCTCGTTTCGGGGAAGAACGGCGTTTCGCCCGCGAAGAAGCTCCGGCTCGAGCTCGGAAACAGGGTAAGTCATGTATTCACCGACCGTCTGCCGGAGGCGGAGACTAACCGCCTCTACCGCGAGGCGGGGGTCACGCTACACGAGATAACGGAGCTTTCCGGCAAGGCCGGCTAG